In the Anomalospiza imberbis isolate Cuckoo-Finch-1a 21T00152 unplaced genomic scaffold, ASM3175350v1 scaffold_106, whole genome shotgun sequence genome, one interval contains:
- the LOC137465743 gene encoding olfactory receptor 14J1-like, whose protein sequence is MSNSSSISHFLLLALADTRQLQLLHFCLFLGISLAALLGNSLIISAVACGHHLHTPMFFFLLNLALSDLGSICTTVPKTMHNSLWDTSTISYTGCAAQVFFFVFFISAELSLLTIMCYDRYVSICKPLHYGTLLGSRACAHMAAAAWASAFLNALLHTANTFSLPLCRGNALGQFFCEVPQILKLSCSKSHLRELGLLAVSVCLAFGCFVFIVFSYVQIFRAVLRIPSEQGRYKAFSTCLPHLAVVSLFISTAVFAYLKPPSISSPSLDLALSVLYSVVPPALNPLIYSLRNQELKAAVWTLMTGWFRKH, encoded by the coding sequence atgtccaacagcagctccatcagccacttcctcctgctggcactggcagacacgcggcagctgcagctcctgcacttctgcctcttcctgggcatctccctggctgccctcctgggcaacagcctcatcatcagcgccgtagcctgcggccaccacctgcacacgcccatgttcttcttcctgctcaacctggccctcagcgacctgggctccatctgcaccactgtccccaaaaccatgcacaattccctctgggacaccagcaccatctcctacacaggatgtgctgctcaggtctttttttttgtctttttcatctcagcagagctttccctcctgaccatcatgtgctacgaccgctacgtgtccatctgcaaacccctgcactacgggaccctcctgggcagcagagcttgtgcccacatggcagcagctgcctgggccagtgcctttctcaatgctctgctgcacacggccaatacattttccctgcccctgtgccggggcaatgccctgggccagttcttctgtgaggtgccccagatcctcaagctctcctgctccaaatctcACCTCAGGGAACTCGGACTTCTTGCTGTTAGTGTGTGTTTggcatttggttgttttgtgttcattgttttctcctatgtgcagatcttcagggccgtgctgaggatcccctctgaaCAGGGACGgtacaaagccttttccacctgcctccctcacctggccgtggtctctctgtttatcagcactgcagtgtttgccTACCTGAAGCCGCCCTCCATctcgtccccatccctggatctggccctgtcagttctgtactcggtggtgcctccagccctgaaccccctcatctacagcctgaggaaccaggagctcaaggctgcagtgtggacactgatgactggatggtttcggaaacattaa